The Brassica napus cultivar Da-Ae chromosome C1, Da-Ae, whole genome shotgun sequence DNA segment GCAGCTGAATGAATCCCCACCCGATGGAACTGATACACGTTGCATGTGTCCACAATACCATCAAAATGAAAGATGACCAAAGGTCATTTGTGCCGCAAAGAACCAAAGGAGCACCGAATCAACATATTTTGCTATATTAAATCACACTGTATTTACTTACATGCATAACTTTTTCATAACTATATGTGATCATCCACTAAATCCCACGAACTAAAAAAACACCCTTCGAAAGACAAATTGTAGAAAGAATCCAGTATGAAGCCACAAGTAATCTAAAATCTGTTGTTCAACTTATGTTTCTTCAACCCATCATATTACTACCGGATTACTCAAACACTTGAGAATCCTCATAAAACCTACTCAAATGATGTTCCTAAGATGCATTGCCGATTCTGGGCCCagcgaaatattatttttgattcccaaagaatttaaaattaatatatatagatacatacccctaatttatatataaatataaatcctGATGTGCTCTttgtgaaaaaaattatatataaatattttattaaatattactaCCTGTTTTTCTTAACAACATGTTTGTTGTAATTTATGATTCATGTAATATGTTTACAATGATTTGAAATCAATAAAATtagatgttataaaaaaaatattttattaaataatttgatctcaaaaattttagatttaatcCTGGATcaacaatttatttttgtacaTTGTCATTTTTCAGGTCCACCACTTCGAAAAGCTGGGTTTCCAAGCCTATAGTGTGGGAAACAAGTAATACAATATCTTATCTAGTTTGCTTCCCATATGACTTACaaaacacttaatatattttgattcaaTATGAAATTTTACGTTAGAAACTAGTCTATTTGGGTACTCTTGAATATCCGTAATGAAATATGTAAATCGGATGATGAGACTACCACTGATAATAATAAATAGCAAAAGCTTCAATGCTGATAGTAGATGAAGACAAATGTAACAAGATCTAGATCTAACCACGATTCAATTAGGTCAGAGATCTCACCACATGCAATAGAGGAAGTATATACATAAAAGATAGCTAACCTCTGTTAAGTGGCTCGATCAGATTTAAGTGAGTGAGAATTAGTAAAAGCTGTTGGATCTAACCAAGAATATGATgggttaattaattatattataatagaaGGTTTTGTCAGTATACTTTCAGTTTTTATTTAACTTATTTTTCTTGATAAAGAATGGTCCATTGTGAGGGTATTCAGCGGCAGAAACAGTCCAAGAATGTAGTGGCAGTATTGCACATCAGAAGTGTGAAATGAAGTGGGCACTTCGTCCAAATAATATATGGATCTCGTGATCCAATGAATATAAATTTAGTAcgttatataattataaattttttaattataatatattttcaattgcTTTCAGCTTGAATCATCAAATATATTTTGCTTCACAAATGCATTTAGGTTTATATACAGTGggcttttaaaaatatatgtggaTATTTAGCTTTATTGTTACCTGAATTTTCTTCTAATTTTTGCTAGCTTATCtttgaaaattgtttttaatagaTCGAAATCGAatgttcaaaaacaaaaaaaaaatagatcgaAATTGATATTAACTTTAAGCACGACATACAAGCCTTCTCGTCAATCAAATGCAAATATATTTGCAAGCCTTTTTCAGTGTTCTTGTCAAAATTTTCAGCTTTTCCCAACTTTCCGCTTGAAATTTCTCCTTTATTTCCTGCTTTTAAAATCTGTGCCTAAccatgaaaaattaattaagatgTTTCAGCCTTTTAAAAGgcctttttcattttaaaattgttatacAGCCACGGGTTTCTTAGATTAGAGAAAGCAAAAGCAATATGTTTAAGTTTCAAGAATtgtactgattttttttttttttgtaacataagAATTGTACTGATTAAAACAATAATCTTATGTCTTAATTTTAATTAGCATTGCTTAGTGGAGAAGATGAGCTTTTGCTTTCAACTAATCTTCCTCTCTCAAAAGCTTTAGTTTAATGAAACTAAAGGGTCACTGATGTTTACACAATAAATATCAAACAATACGTCATGCAAACAATACATGCAGTGTAAGGTGTAGATTTGAGGTCAAATGTTCTTGCTCTATTGTTTCCGTATTTTCAGGAATTGGGTTTCCCGCTCACTGAACAATTATATACCCAATAAGCAAATAGACCAagaattttactattttcttatcATATGATTTTGATTGATGGAATAGAACTTCTGGCCTAAGAGCATTGGGTTcacatgatttttttaatatttttttgtggttCCATGAATAGTTATGAACCTGTATTTGTCTTTTTCTGTATTGGTGAATCTAAAGAAACAGTTCATAagactaaaataataatattttttttttaaattcaaattattcagaatacatgaataaaatattaaaaatattattaaatttgtgaaaactatttattcaatacattaaagggctttttgcagaattgacctataacttaaagtcaaacacaaaactaacctctttttttttaaattggttttgccctattcaccccacaagttcatataatttacgaaaatgccattaatttttttttttttttttttttccgaaaatgataattttactctctcaccctcatcatcttcaagtaattacaagattgccattgtcatcaataccacaaccaccatgaacaaccaatttgaatctcttaatgctcccaaaatcgatttatccttcttcttttttcattcttgtgaactaaacacaacatatctctcactttctctccacaatgagctaaaaaaacccaagattttgattctaaatttttttatggttcatagagtcatagaagctaacgattctgggtgggttactttcgtttgtgattctgtgtgcttggagaagccttatgtatgctaaggaacttatctcaccaatttaaggtatgacatcgagtttttttccagatctgttcgtcagacgacttacttgggaagtcgtctggctgtagacaacttacctggaagtcgtctggtcaacgcagaggttatttttgcaattgactttgaaatctttaacctgagacgactgaaagttaagtcgtctgtttttgtttggtttcaaaaaaattttcaaagaacctagacgacttacatttcagtcgtcataggttagttttgcatttgactggataatttcagaagtttgacttccccagacgccttacatttcagtcgtctggcgaaaattaaaataataatattttttaaaaagtagacgacttacagttaagtcgtcataggttagttttgcaattgaaaaaaaaacttcaaaatttaattatacacagacgacttatacttcagtcgtccacgagacgacttacttgtaagtcgtccaggatttttttccgagattctggtcaaacctcgtaaatcctcgacgacttacatttcagtcgtctcgtggacgactgaattataagtcgtctgtatataattaaatcttgaagttttttttttcaattgcaaaactaacctatgacgacttaactgtaagtcgtctacttttaaaaaaatattattattttaattttcactagacgactgaaatgtaagtcgtccagaaaagtcaaacttctgaaataatccagtcaaatgcaaaactaacctatgacgactgaaatgtaagtcgtctagcttttttggagtttttttttagccaaacaatagtagacgacttatttttcagtcgtccgaaataacagatttcaaagtcaattgcaaaaataacctctgcgttgaccagacgacgtatagtttaatcgtctggacaacttagattgaagtcgtctgCGTCTTCTCCTCtaatttttaagtcttctacgttagtttttgaataacttgtatttttaagagtgataagtaacttcaagatatgtaaaactcatatttacaaaatatgttctctcccttagttttactaaatttgactaagtttttcaacgcaaacttataataaaatatgatatgctttgactagttactattgtttgtttccatctcttaagtattattgttatagacaataatgatgactattgttatgagttggaagaagagttaaaatacttcttaaaatgttgtatcaatataaagctaccaacattcttgtttattaagatgagaaaaaggccattggagtttattattgcatatgagagatccaaagataagaaaaaggctactgaagtctattattttattgatttgtaaatgtgtaaacacattgttagcacatttaatacatcctggaaaacattattactgattttacaaaaaaatcacaactaaaagagtagacatgcaattcacaaaacagaccacaaacaaaactattatagatcattcctctacaaagacaagcttggattccacttgagtagacaagaccacacgacttttaagaagtccagacgacttctaagaagtccagacgacttccaggaagttcagacgactttgtcagaagacttttaggaagttcagacgacttccagacgactttacaggaagtccagacgactttacaggaagtccagacgactttgtcagaagacttccaagaagtccaaacgacttccagacgacttctagacgactaacaggtaagtcgtcccagaagtcttccagatctgaaaaacctgcatattaaatccagatctgaaaaaccttcatatccaaaaacgttcaaatggcttaaaaacagaaaaatgagtgaaagattagataaatctacctttacagaacacacaaaaatacatatctaaaaataatagatctacctttaagttagtggaagatgagtaccatctaattaaaaacctgcaaaaaagatagattagtaagaaagacatgagacaaaactggaaaattcatataaagtttggtgttttcaagtcaaagagattagagtgggtttggagagttttagtttgggaaaaaagtaagaactttatacaacaggaagctaccaaatgaagaaaaatcagacataagaacttaccaaaacgctcagatctattatgaaaaggagacttcgtcagaagacttccatgaagtccagacgacttcctggaagtccagacgactttgtcagacgactttgtcagaagacttccaagaagtccagacgacttccagacgactaacaggtaagtcgtccaagaagtcttccagatctgaaaaacctgcatatcaaatccagatctgaaaaacctgaatatccaaaaacgttcaaatgacttaaaatagagaaaacgagtggaagattagataaatctacatttatagaacacacaaaaatacatatctaaaattaatagatttacctttaaataagtggaagatgagtaccatttgattaaaaacctgcaaaagagatagattagtaagaaatacatgagacaaaactgaaaaaattcatataaagtttggtgttttcaagtcaaagagattagagagaggttggagagtttaggaatgatgaacattacatttttgttgcagccatttgagaggaggagagagaatgtgtaaatttttctttatatagggagataaaaaatccaattaggttaaatatttttgactcagacgacttcctggacgacttacatttcagtcgtctggtaaagaaattaaaacagacgacttacatgtaagtcgtccagaagagtttaatatttttagcgtgaaattaaatatttttagcgggaaactaaaatagaagactttccagacgacttacttgtaagtcgtctggtttaaattatttaagcgggaaaataatttttttaaaaaaatttaggcgggaaaatttggacgacttacatgtaagtcgtctgttttaatttcttcaccagacgactgaaatgtaagtcgtccgagtaaaatgatccggttaggttaaaacgtacattggtaaaattaaaggttcggtacgatgtggacgactgaaatatacgtcatccgagtaaattattcaacagacgactgaaatataagtcttccacaccctaaacataacccctaaacttaattatctaattaaagacttcataaaatcaaatcaaacttgaaaagtatttactatacacataaataaacaaatataggtgaaaactaatttttgaaaaaaaacattttagttttccaaaatctaaccctaacaatacatacaatagtacaacatatgtttgccaaactcctaaactaaagtatttcatgattcactacttccactcatctatcttcaaaacaaatcaattttatcatatcttaatttatatcacttaaaactgtttataattacttgatttttatttttcacgcatcaaaatatttttttacaagatttataaattttttttaaaataaaccggtaccagacaacttacacttcagtcgtccagacgacttccaacatctcagacgactcagacgatttactagggctatattcgtaaaaatgacttctgtttttttgtttggtcacaaagggctgagctgtaatttcactaggcttttaggttagttttgcatttgattcaagtttgggtataggtttggggttaaaatcaagttgtgggttagttttggcaaaaacccctacaTTAAAAGAGTAGATTACATAAATTgagaaattgaaaaatatacaaagcttattcatcttcatcaccaaacttttgccaaatattttccattaaatcagctttcaaacgaGCATGCTTCTCTTGATCTTGAACTTCTCTGCGCATGCCTAACATATCACCAGCTTGAATACTTTCTCTGCTTGTCACCTTTGAACTTCTGCTTGACTCTCCTGATTCGAACTCAGAAGTATTTATTTGAGCGTATCCGTGTCGTTCgttctctactatcatattgtgcaatatgacacaagtTCTCATTATCTTACCTATCTTTTCCTTGTCCCATTGTAGAGCTGAGTTTTTAACAATTGCAAACCTCGACTGTAATACTCCAAAAGctcgttcgacatcttttctggcGGATTCTTGCCTTTGTGCAAATTTCTcggctttaggaccttgaggaagtgggatggattggataaatgttgaccagtTTGGATAAATTCCGTCAGTAAGATAGTAGTCCatacgataagtgtggttgttgaccttgaacttaaCTTTAGGCGCTCGACCATGtaagatgtcatcaaaaacaggtgaccgatcaagaacattgatatcgctGAGTGTACCTGGTAAGCCGAAAAATgtgtgccatatccaaagatcttgtgatgccacggcttctaagacaattgtcggctttcctgaaCCCCGGGTGAACTGACCTTTCCAAGCcgttgggcagtttttccactcccaatgcatacagtcgatgctgccTATCATTCCCGGAAACCCCCGTACCTCTCCAACATCGAGtaatcgttgaagatcctcGGCTGTAGGGCTTCGTAGATATTCATCTCCAAACAATAGTATTATTGCATCAGTGAAATTTACCAAACATAAACGTGTTGTACtgtcaccaagtcggagatattcgtcatatgtatctcccgattgaccatatgccagcatacgtatagctgccgtacacttttgaagtggagATAGCCTGTTCCTTCCGCAAGCACTTCGTCTTTGCTGAAAGTATGGAACTTCATTACTTATATGTTCCacaatgcgaaggaacaatgatttgttcattcgaaaacgccTCCTAAACATTTCCGGTGGGTATGTAAGATTATCATTGAAATAATCGTTCCACAGCTGATTGTGTCCTTGTTCCCGAGCTCTTTTGATATAAGCCCGTCTTTTGGACTTGTTGGGGTGACCATGAATCACTGAGTCGATGTAATTATCAACAACTTGGTCGACCATTTCTTCTAAAGCTTCATCAACTTCAtcacttgatgaggaagacattggtgggtttttttttttcctaaaaaagaaaaggagattTGTAACTACAATTTCATTAATTGTACatatttctatatttctatAATTCTATTATATGATCTTCtatcaaaatctttttttttttgcattattctctcatattttttcataaacttCATCACTTTATTGTTTTTCATCATCCtattatatcaatttttttcattattctcTCATAATTTTccattattttacattttgtatCTAATAAAttgtacatatttttttattattctctcATAATTTTccaatttatttcattttgtatCTAAATCTATtggattttcaatttttatcatCTAAAAAATTGTACATATTTCTATTATTCTATCAATGTTTCACTTACCTTGATACCTTGAAGAAAGAAGGTTGAAGAGTTCTTTTGGTTGGAAGCTTCAAGGTTGTTGTTTGAGCAGCACGATGATAAAGAATGTTGTTGAAGTGTGTTGTTACAGAAGATAGATGGTTTAGATGATTGTGGTAAGAAAGAACTTGTTGTTGCTTTTATTATAGTGAAATGGTTGGAAGCTTGAAGTTTGTTGTCGCTTTTATTGTAGTGAAATGGGACaaacaagagaagagaagtaAGAGAGAAACAAGTTTGTTGTGCTTATAAAGTTAGGAACACATAGTTTATATAGAGACATACATCAAGTTTACATCCGTGAATCAATGTTacaacaaaaccaaaagaaatgTAGACATAGTACATCCGTGACTGAAGTGTAGCATGAAACAAAAGACTACACTTTCACCTACTACCCGCGACATatagaaacaaagaaaagacaCCTTCACCTGCAACACCTTCCCACCCGAGACCTGCTAGACTGTGTCCTTTAAACCCGTGACCTGCAGAAGAAAAGACAAGATTTTCAATCAACCAAAATAACAAGATTTGAAGCTATACGACTCaatcaaattaataaacattCAAGCAAGCAAAACTACTTAACTGACCAACTAAAGCATTTCTAAGATGAGTTTAGTCTTAAGAGCAATTTCTTGATCAGAAAGTGTTTCCACTTTCTTGGCTAGGAGGCGATCAAGTATCTTTTGTCTAGAAATGGTATTTTTCTGAGCTAGGATGCTATGGATTTGATCAAAAGCTGCCTCGTTCGGCTTCTTTCGCTTCGCTGCTTTGCTGGCCTTAACCCCGGGCGGCCTCACCTCTTCCTCCTCAGGCACCACCTCCGCATCAGCTTCCTGCCTCTTCTCCTTCGAGATAGCGTGTGATCTCCATTTCTGATCGAACCTCAGTTCTCTCCAGCAGTGTTCAAGCTGGAACTTCACTTTGTAGTCATTGAAAAAGATGTCATGTGCCGCCTTCATGACATCATTCTCACTGTGGCCACTCGCCTGTTCCTTCAACGCCGCCTCATGGCACCCCACAAATTTACAAACCTGCTCATTCACTcttccccacctctgcttacactgACCCCACTCCCTAGGAGCAGAGCCACTCAGCTGAGGACTCGTATTGAAATACCCCTCTATACGCTTCCAAAACGAGCCTAACTTCTGTTCATTATTGACGATATATGGGATCCTTGCTGgtgttcaaccaagcactgATCAACACAAGGTCTTCTTTGGTAGTCCAATTTCTTCTTTCCGCAGGCTTAACTAACCCGGGAGAGTTAACACCTGGCTCAGCAGAGTCTACGTCTATTGGTGGACTGCTCTGCGAAGCTAACAGGTTAACAAACCCGGTAGAGTTAAGGGGAAAAGGGTCCATGTTTCGGGTGTTTTGGTTACGGGTGTTTTGGTTTTGTGTGCTGTTTAGATGTTTGTGTTAATTTTAGGGTGGAGTTACTATGTTTTTAAACTACATTTTACGTTTCAAAAGGTAGAAATTAAACTACCTCTACCAACCAAAATTCGTTACAGACCAAGAGCACAACTACTAGATACCTATGAGAAGTCAATACACATCAAATCAGGCGAAACAATTAACTGCTCCTAAGtacaatttaaattaattacagCAACCAACCAACAGATAATTAATGTGCTTGTACTTCTAGTTATAGTTCTAGTTCTAATTCAACTTCTACTTATAGTTCTAGTTCTAGTTCTAATTCTAGCTCTACTTATAGTTGTAGTTCTAATTCTAGTTCTAATTCTACTTCTACTTCTACTTATAGTTCTAGTTCTAGTTCTAATTCAAGCGAGAGATAGCAATCAGAAGCAATATAGTTTAGCTGAGGCTAACCTTTGGCTGTCAATCGAAGCAGACCCTCTCGAGGGTATCGACATGCACACTGAGGTCAGAGACCTGCTCATTGAGGTCAGAGACCTGGTCATTGAGGACAGAGACCTACTGATTGAGGATTTTAACCTGTTCCTGGACatgggaaaaagaaagaagaattgTGTTAGtcagttttataaaaatagaaaaatacactAAAGCGATGAAACAGCTAACAATGTATCACTAACCTCGACTGACTCAATCTGTTTACTGAGATTCGAGACCCCCATCATCACCTCCTCAGCCTCCTCCACCCGTTTAGTCAGCCTCTCGAGCTCCTCCTGCACACCTATCACCCAAAGCTGACGATAATGGAACCCATCAGCCTTGGTTACAACATAAAAACAGTCAGAGTCTTAAAGTATAAAACTTATACTATAGCTCGTGAAAGTgatatacaaacaaaaacatcattgatTTTACCTCGTAGTTTTTGCAGGTGAAGAACCGCTTCCCGGAGAGAGTGTCGTAGTCCTCCTTCCCGGCAACCTCGTTAATGACTCTCCCACCACACGGACATCTTGTAGGAATGTCGTACTCTGAATCGGCCACGAACCCTGACATGTTGATGTGCTGGGTTTGCCTCTTCGAATGTCTTCTATCTTCTATCTTCTACCGGATCcatctgacaaaaaaaaaatttgtcaaatAAATCCAAAATTATTAACGAAACAAAATGATTCAACGAAACCTATATCAAACCGTCGTGACAATTTAAACAATAAAACGAAACCCATAACTCGATTTAGAAACCATACTCGAAACCCCTAACTCGATTTGAAATCTCAGAGTAAAGAAGTCTAAAACAAACCACCATCACGATCTACAACCGTTTATCGAAACCCATAAATAGATTTAGACCCCTCACCAAAAACCCCCAATTTTTTCCCAAAATCGAATAATGGCATCCGAGCCCCAAATCGACCCAATATATATGTCAAACTACTCGATACTCACCTACGCTCGTCGATACTAGAGATTCGTCGTCGATTAGCTGGAGAAATCTCACGGAGGGGCCGTCGCACGATATATCGCCTCTCACGGCGAAACCCTAGCTTTTCGAGAGAGAAGGGAAAATGAGAAATATGTCGTCGAATCCCTTTTTTCCTCCGCGACAACGCAGAAACCAACGACCAACCACAGCGCGACGCGTGGTAACTACCGCTTCATACGGGTTCATCCGTAAGGCCCGGTCCGTCTaaactaaagtttttttttttaatcaatcgGGCCTATGATATCGAGCCCATGAACCCGGTAAAAACCCCAACTGCGCATGGTATAACTACTTCAAAAATAAGTATTGTTTTTGTGCTTAAATTTATCAGTTAATGTCTTCTTCATATTTCGAacttttttactaatattttaatattttggagaacgtatttaaaatttatcaatgaTAGTTGGCAAcgaatgaaaatatatatttttttcatttgaaaatAAGTAAACTGTAAATGCAAACACAAACGttacaaataatcaaatacCAAGAGCTGTTATGCATCATTGCCAAGTTATTTTTTACTCGATATGGTTCTATACCCACTGCTTTCGACTGATGGTCCCACCGGAAAGGGCCGAATAATATTTCTTGGGCTTTACTGGGCCCAACCAATTTTGTATTGCATATATTTGCTCAGCATTTAAACACCAACAAAAGACAAAAGCCTTATTGAATATGCGATCACTTGATCTTAGGGAAATGTTGaataaaacaatttaataaACATATGATATATTTGCTACTTGAGTTCTTCCTTCAACATATTTTTCCATTACAATTTGTCTTttcaaacaaaacatttttcatcAAATCTATGTTAATTAGAACACGAAAAAAGCTCTGACATCTTTTCTTTATACACCAGAGAAGTAAAGTTCTGTCCTTTTTCCGAGATTGGCTGCGAAAAGCTCATCTCCCAAAAACTCTTAGAACAGATGAGGTAAGAGCCGAACCGAGGAACTTCATGCCCGATGATCCACCAGGGAAGTATGATATACAGTAGTAAACCAACGCAAGCACCTGTCCCATTAGCACAAAGAAACAAATACCCGAAATCATGAGTTTCAGCAGAACACGAGGATACAAGTTCCTAAATCGCATATAACATGTGAAGAACCAGGTAAGCAGACGCCACTTGATCGAGAGtctaatgtttgtttgttattaaACCTAAAATGATAATTAAGTGTAAGGAGTGTTAACCTTTTGTTTTCTCAGAAAATGAACCCCAATGGGGTTCTCATCTAAACACCATTCTGGCAACGGGGGGAGTTGCTATGTGATCTTAAATACTTCAAACACAGACTAAAAGGGAATAGCGTTAAGGgttgaaagaagaaaaagtagTACCTGTAAGACAGAGAAAAGCACCGAGAGAATGTAGCTGTGGAGAACCATGGATACGTAAATGGTACCAACCATGGTGGCAATGAAACCTATGGTTAACGGAAGCCTCTGGAGAAGTAAAACAAACAAGAATTAGAAAGAGTGGAAAGAAATCACTTCTTTTTGGATTTAAGGCTTGAGAGAcactatataaaataatgtagaGTATACCTCCATGGATGTCATGTGTGCGAGCTGATTCTG contains these protein-coding regions:
- the LOC106428269 gene encoding glutathione S-transferase T2-like, producing MDPFPLNSTGFVNLLASQSSPPIDVDSAEPARIPYIVNNEQKLGSFWKRIEGYFNTSPQLSGSAPREWGQCKQRWGRVNEQVCKFVGCHEAALKEQASGHSENDVMKAAHDIFFNDYKVKFQLEHCWRELRFDQKWRSHAISKEKRQEADAEVVPEEEEVRPPGVKASKAAKRKKPNEAAFDQIHSILAQKNTISRQKILDRLLAKKVETLSDQEIALKTKLILEML